Proteins found in one Hippopotamus amphibius kiboko isolate mHipAmp2 chromosome 12, mHipAmp2.hap2, whole genome shotgun sequence genomic segment:
- the LOC130833014 gene encoding basic proline-rich protein-like, which produces MACRLPPPQKFRGAGGAGRRRPAAPPHGMARSCATPLRGWPAPSSPPFPPSRPGEEARRPLPPHRPAENAGPRFPFRPPEDSRAPGRRRDAQGPSRSPAGDAGQGPGRSGPAGPRPPRPAGRPGDQRAHGRPCASAGQTLSRGPRPEAHLSRAAPGPPGAVRAPSRRPARGPHSPRGRREVCQTRAARGADSRWPRGPTPPEEQARGRRGGRAPGRAALVPTRISHRRPPGRGVPAGRGAGAGDPTPRRPRPPPAPRRGLPTMPSEPQPALPPSGRPRGGGGGTEADRPPPRPPPPRERSRRTEGSPGERAARTHPDAAFARRPRRSPAPVRRPRRPPSPAPHGVTGKRRRLIVRGRAGASRRGRGPGRAGRCAPGPLRVRARPRRPPLAPRPAGAPSRRRSARAAAAAAAAPGVTPARPPPVPALRWRGRGGAGAGAAGSPRGCARRRRRRRRRGCPAPRALGASCRRRRRGASPVPSERGIFQLVISAASTPGPGRQPGGVLAPPARAAPRAPRPRRRAAPGPARAEFAKSQNCGRRARRLPAPRRALGGHCLPWGRAPASSPF; this is translated from the exons ATGGCCTGccgcctcccacctccccagaaaTTCCGCGGCGCTGGGGGGGCAGGGCGCAGACGGCCCGCGGCACCTCCCCACGGGATGGCCAGGTCGTGCGCGACTCCCCTGCGCGGCTGGCCAGCTCCAAGCTCGCCTCCCTTCCCACCGTCGCGCCCGGGAGAGGAAGCCAGGCGGCCTTTGCCCCCGCATAGGCCAGCCGAGAATGCGGGGCCACGCTTCCCATTCCGCCCGCCCGAGGACTCGAGGGCACCGGGGCGGAGAAGGGACGCACAGGGCCCATCGAGATCGCCCGCGGGGGACGCGGGGCAAGGCCCGGGCCGCTCGGGTCCCGCGGGACcccgcccaccccgccccgcGGGCAGACCCGGGGACCAGCGCGCGCACGGCCGCCCGTGCGCCTCGGCGGGCCAAACCCTGtcccgcggcccccgccccgAGGCGCACctctcccgggccgcgccggggccCCCGGGCGCCGTGCGAGCGCCTTCCCGCCGCCCGGCGCGCGGCCCGCACAGCCCGCGGGGAAGGCGCGAAGTTTGCCAGACGCGCGCGGCGCGGGGCGCGGACAGCCGGTGGCCCCGGGGACCGACGCCCCCCGAGGAGCAGGCGCGCGGGCGGCGCGGGGGGCGCGCTCCGGGCAGGGCCGCCCTCGTGCCGACCCGCATCTCCCACCGGCGGCCGCCCGGCCGCGGCGTCCCCGCAGGGAGGGGCGCGGGCGCCGGGGACCCCACgccgcgccgcccccgccccccgccggcccCGCGGAGGGGGCTTCCCACAATGCCCAGCGAGCCGCAGCCCGCACTTCCGCCGTCCGGCCGcccacggggcggggggggggggacggagGCGGACCGACCCCCGCCGCGGCCCCCTCCGCCCCGCGAGCGGAGCcggcggaccgaggg CAGCCCAGGCGAGCGCGCAGCTCGGACCCACCCGGACGCGGCGTTCGCCCGGCGGCCGCGGCGATCACCGGCGCCGGTCCGGCGGCCGCGGCGCCCGCCCTCGCCCGCGCCCCATGGGGTCACAGGTAAGCGGCGCCGGCTTATTGTCCGCGGCCGGGCCGGCGCCtcgcggcggggccggggcccggGCCGGGCCGGCCGCTGCGCGCCGGGGCCCCTCCGAGTCagggcgcgcccccgccgcccgcccctcgCGCCCCGCCCCGCGGGGGCGCCCTCCCGGCGGCGATCggcgcgcgcggcggcggcggcggcggcggctccgggGGTGacccccgcccggcccccgccGGTCCCTGCGCTCCGGtggcgcgggcggggcggggcgggcgcgggcgcCGCGGGGTCCCCGCGGGGCTGCgcgcggaggcggcggcggcggaggcgacGGGGctgccccgcgccccgcgccctcGGCGcctcctgccgccgccgccgccgcggtgCCTCCCCCGTCCCCTCCGAAAGGGGAATTTTCCAGCTGGTAATTTCTGCTGCGTCAACGCCCGGCCCCGGGAGGCAGCCCGGGGGCGTCCTGGCGCCCCCCGCCCGcgccgccccgcgcgccccccgcCCGCGCCGCCGAGCCGCGCCCGGACCCGCCCGCGCCGAGTTTGCCAAGAGTCAGAACtgcgggcggcgggcgcggcggctCCCCGCGCCCCGCCGGGCCTTGGGGGGTCATTGTCTCCCCTGGGGCCGGGCCCCGGCCTCGTCTCCATTTTAA